The Candidatus Nanopelagicales bacterium genomic sequence GGACTTCTCTCGCAGGCTATTGACCTTGCCACGAAGTCCAATGATCTTGATCGCGTAGCGGTGGTTGTTGATGTACGCAGTGGTTCAATGTTCAAAGCACTTGCTGCAGCGCTTGATGATCTGGAAGAAAAACAAGTTCTACTACGGACGCTTTTTCTTGAAGCATCAGATGAATCACTCGTTCGTAGATTTGAAAGTTCGCGCCGGCCACATCCTTTGCAAGGCCAAGGGCGCATTGTTGATGGGTTGCAGGCCGAGCGTGTTCTGCTTGGAGATCTGCGCGCTGAAGCTGACGTTGTTGTCGACACCACGAACTTAAATGTCCATGACCTGCGCCGCAAGGTTGAAGCAGCATTCGCTGAAGAAACACCGGCTGATCTTCGAGCGACTGTGTTGTCCTTCGGTTTCAAGTATGGAATTCCTGTTGATGCGGATCTTGTAGCAGATATGCGTTTCTTGGAGAATCCTCACTGGGACCCAGTGCTTCGACCCTTAACTGGCTTAAACGAACCGGTGTCCGAGGTTGTGGTTACTTCATCCGCAGCACAACAATTTTTCAAGTTGTATGAAGATCTTGTGTGCACGATACGTCCCGGTTACCTCACCGAAGGTAAGCGATACGTGACAATCGCGGTGGGTTGCACAGGCGGAAAGCATCGCAGCGTTGCGTCCGCCGAAGAGTTAGCAAAGCGACTGCGCGCTCAAGGTATACAAACCTTGGTCGTTCATCGTGACTTGGGTCGCGAATGAAGCGCTTACCCGTAACGTTCGGTAGTGCAGGTGATTCGGGACCAAAGGTTGTTGCCCTTGGTGGTGGACATGGACTTGCGTCGACGTTAACCGCCCTTCGTCGTATGACTGATCAGATCACCGCAGTCGTGGGAGTCGCTGACGATGGTGGATCAAGCGGCCGGTTGCGATCTGAA encodes the following:
- the rapZ gene encoding RNase adapter RapZ, which produces MTSRPLEVALVTGMSGAGRSTAARALEDLGWFVMDNLPPGLLSQAIDLATKSNDLDRVAVVVDVRSGSMFKALAAALDDLEEKQVLLRTLFLEASDESLVRRFESSRRPHPLQGQGRIVDGLQAERVLLGDLRAEADVVVDTTNLNVHDLRRKVEAAFAEETPADLRATVLSFGFKYGIPVDADLVADMRFLENPHWDPVLRPLTGLNEPVSEVVVTSSAAQQFFKLYEDLVCTIRPGYLTEGKRYVTIAVGCTGGKHRSVASAEELAKRLRAQGIQTLVVHRDLGRE